The Apium graveolens cultivar Ventura chromosome 6, ASM990537v1, whole genome shotgun sequence genome contains a region encoding:
- the LOC141666497 gene encoding protein MEI2-like 5, with the protein MQQSSGNSIGPLKIRSIKVSNKEGGPGAHGFLSGSDDHNALSDTALFSSSLPVFPHGKLKLNCAEDGFQTVDDLSSTLNKVSIEGDAEFLGNVEDHAIGNLLPDDEDELLAGITDGYDCSCFPNQLEDSEEYDLFGSGGGLELESDAPDNVSPGVSRIGLAESLGGNGVAQYNLSNGAGVVAGEHPYGEHPSRTLFVRNINSNVEDSELRTMFEQYGDIRNLYTACKHRGFVMISYYDIRAARTAMRALQNKPLRGRKLDIHFSIPKDNPSDKDMNQGTLVVFNLDPSVSNDDLLHIFGAYGEVKEIRETPHKRHHKFVEYYDVRSSEAALRSLNRSDIAGKRIKLEPSRPGGARRNLMLQLGQDLEQDGSRSFLLQVGSSITNSPPGNWSLYDNPVGHTSLQSLSRSPVLGSMNPAVGNSLPGLASILHPHLSNPRKIAPIGKDLGRGSPGDHTYMNGNLNQGVDFQQSHSLPEPNVNQFSATSALGASNGSGIETLSGPQFLWGSPNVNAEQSNLSMRRPPQVKQPFISNGQYPGFTYAGNHDSIIGSSQSPHQHHLHHVGSAPSNIPFKRQFSHYQEPSDALYMSRPAFGGMGLNHNDKNFMGPRTSGNTFMPENGSPSFSMVPSARPNPMFLGNGHYPGVSPVDMEVSNERGKSRRFEQNASQIDNRKQFQLDLEKILNGEDTRTTLMIKNIPNKYTSKMLLAAIDDSHSCTYDFFYLPIDFKNKCNVGYAFINMLSPAHIVPFYQAFNGKKWEKFNSEKVAFLAYARIQGKAALAAHFQNSSLMNEDKRCRPILFHSDGSEVGDQVTEESRPSSSLSFQIARSKLSGSDPRESLGSAAKDGAGERNSSVEK; encoded by the exons ATGCAACAATCTTCGGGCAACTCTATTG GTCCTTTAAAGATTAGGTCAATAAAAGTATCTAACAAGGAAGGTGGGCCTGGAGCACATGGATTCTTGTCGGGGTCTGATGATCATAATGCCTTGAGCGACACCGCTCTTTTCTCAAGCTCATTACCTGTTTTTCCGCATGGAAAAT TGAAACTAAATTGTGCAGAAGATGGTTTTCAAACAGTTGATGATTTATCTTCGACCTTGAACAAAGTCAGCATAGAAGGGGATGCAGAATTTCTTGGAAATGTTGAAGATCATGCGATAGGCAACTTGCTTCCTGATGACGAGGATGAGCTTTTAGCTGGTATCACTGATGGTTATGACTGCTCTTGCTTTCCTAATCAATTGGAAGACTCAGAAGAATATGATCTTTTTGGAAGTGGAGGAGGTTTAGAGTTGGAATCTGATGCACCAGATAATGTGAGTCCGGGAGTATCAAGAATTGGTTTGGCTGAAAGTCTTGGTGGCAACGGGGTGGCGCAGTATAATCTCTCAAATGGTGCGGGAGTTGTTGCTGGAGAACATCCATATGGCGAGCACCCTTCCAGAACTCTATTTGTTCGCAACATAAATAGTAATGTGGAAGATTCAGAGCTGAGAACCATGTTTGAG CAATATGGAGATATAAGAAATCTATATACTGCGTGCAAACACAGGGGATTTGTGATGATATCTTACTATGATATCCGTGCTGCTCGTACTGCTATGCGGGCATTACAAAACAAACCACTACGGGGAAGGAAGCTGGATATTCACTTTTCCATCCCAAAG GATAACCCTTCAGACAAAGACATGAATCAAGGGACTTTGGTAGTTTTTAATCTGGACCCATCAGTTTCAAACGATGACCTTCTTCATATATTTGGGGCTTATGGAGAAGTTAAAGAG ATCAGGGAAACGCCACACAAGAGGCATCATAAGTTCGTTGAGTATTACGATGTGAGATCCTCTGAAGCAGCCCTGAGATCCCTAAACAGGAGTGACATTGCTGGAAAGCGCATAAAGCTTGAACCTAGTCGACCAGGGGGGGCTCGTCGAAA CCTTATGTTGCAACTTGGTCAAGATCTTGAACAAGATGGTTCTCGGAGTTTTCTACTTCAAGTGGGCTCCTCAATAACGAACTCTCCACCAG GTAACTGGTCCCTCTATGACAACCCAGTCGGACACACTTCTCTACAGTCTCTTAGTAGATCACCTGTTCTTGGGTCAATGAACCCTGCTGTTGGGAATAGCTTACCTGGACTAGCTTCCATTCTGCATCCTCATTTGTCAAACCCCAGGAAGATTGCACCAATTGGCAAGGATCTTGGAAGGGGTAGTCCTGGAGATCATACTTATATGAATGGGAATCTAAATCAAGGAGTTGATTTTCAACAGTCACATTCACTTCCAGAGCCGAATGTGAATCAATTTTCTGCCACATCCGCTTTAGGTGCTTCAAATGGATCTGGCATTGAAACATTATCTGGTCCACAGTTTCTTTGGGGAAGTCCTAATGTGAATGCAGAGCAGTCTAATTTATCCATGAGGCGACCACCACAAGTAAAACAACCGTTTATTTCTAATGGACAGTATCCTGGCTTTACATATGCTGGAAATCATGATTCTATTATTGGTTCATCTCAGTCCCCTCATCAACATCATCTTCATCATGTTGGATCAGCTCCATCTAATATTCCTTTTAAAAGGCAGTTTAGTCACTACCAGGAGCCCTCAGACGCGTTATATATGAGTCGTCCTGCTTTCGGAGGCATGGGGTTGAATCACAATGATAAGAATTTTATGGGTCCTCGTACTTCTGGGAATACCTTCATGCCAGAAAATGGTTCCCCAAGTTTCAGCATGGTGCCTTCAGCAAGGCCAAATCCCATGTTCCTTGGAAATGGTCATTACCCGGGGGTATCACCAGTCGACATGGAAGTTTCGAATGAGCGTGGTAAGAGCAGGCGATTCGAGCAAAACGCAAGCCAGATAGACAACAGGAAACAGTTCCAGTTGGACCTGGAAAAGATTTTAAATGGAGAGGACACAAGGACAACTCTAATGATTAAAAATATCCCTAACAA GTACACCTCAAAGATGTTGTTAGCTGCTATTGATGACAGTCATAGTTGTACATATGATTTTTTCTACCTGCCCATTGATTTTAAG AACAAATGCAATGTTGGTTATGCATTTATCAACATGCTGTCTCCAGCACATATTGTTCCATTCTACCAG GCATTTAACGGGAAGAAGTGGGAGAAGTTTAATAGCGAGAAAGTTGCTTTTTTGGCATATGCTCGAATCCAAGGCAAGGCTGCCCTTGCAGCCCACTTTCAGAACTCGAGCTTGATGAATGAAGATAAGCGCTGCAGGCCTATACTTTTTCATTCAGACGGATCAGAAGTTGGTGATCAG GTTACGGAAGAATCTCGCCCTTCAAGTAGCTTAAGTTTTCAAATAGCTCGGTCAAAGTTGTCAGGGTCAGACCCGAGAGAATCTCTTGGAAGTGCTGCAAAGGATGGTGCAGGTGAGAGGAACTCTTCTGTAGAAAAATAG